A region from the Halosolutus gelatinilyticus genome encodes:
- a CDS encoding METTL5 family protein: MSGPARRTLARRLESVADFRRPSASLEQYLTPADLAAHVCHLAGLQDDLGRPVLDLGTGTGMLAIAAALSGAKRVVGVDVDPDALALARENAAAAGVPDSIDWLRGDVTRHPFSLSDATILSNPPFGAQRGNRHADRAFLETAAAVAAVSYTIHNAGSQEFVESFADDAGATVTHAFQAPFPIPKRFEFHTEAERSIDAEVFRIEWSS, from the coding sequence ATGTCGGGTCCCGCACGGCGAACGCTCGCCCGGCGACTGGAGTCGGTCGCGGATTTTCGCCGCCCGTCCGCGTCGCTCGAACAGTACCTGACGCCCGCCGACCTCGCCGCCCACGTTTGTCACCTCGCCGGCCTGCAGGACGACCTCGGTCGCCCGGTCCTCGACCTCGGGACCGGAACCGGCATGCTCGCGATCGCCGCCGCGCTTTCGGGTGCGAAACGCGTCGTCGGCGTCGACGTCGATCCCGACGCGCTCGCACTGGCTAGAGAGAACGCCGCGGCGGCCGGCGTCCCTGATTCGATCGACTGGCTCCGCGGCGACGTCACTCGCCATCCGTTCTCGCTGTCGGACGCGACGATCCTTTCGAACCCGCCGTTCGGCGCCCAGCGCGGGAACCGCCACGCCGATCGGGCGTTCCTCGAGACGGCCGCGGCGGTCGCCGCCGTCTCCTACACGATCCACAACGCGGGGAGCCAGGAGTTCGTCGAGTCGTTCGCCGACGACGCCGGGGCGACGGTGACACACGCGTTCCAGGCGCCGTTTCCCATCCCGAAACGATTCGAGTTTCACACCGAGGCCGAGCGGTCGATCGACGCGGAAGTGTTCAGAATCGAGTGGTCCTCGTAG
- a CDS encoding DNA-directed RNA polymerase subunit L: MELRVTESSEDELSIEIAGEDHTFMNVLKGALLEHEDVSAATYDVNPEQSGGQTEPILTIKTESGVEPLEALEDAAVNVREKAVSFRDAFEAAA, from the coding sequence ATGGAACTGCGGGTTACCGAGAGCAGCGAGGACGAACTCTCGATCGAAATCGCGGGCGAGGACCACACGTTCATGAACGTCCTCAAGGGAGCGCTTCTCGAACACGAGGACGTGAGCGCGGCGACTTACGACGTCAACCCCGAGCAGTCGGGTGGACAGACGGAGCCGATCCTCACGATCAAGACCGAAAGCGGCGTCGAACCGCTCGAAGCCCTGGAGGACGCGGCGGTCAACGTCCGCGAGAAGGCGGTCTCGTTCCGCGACGCGTTCGAGGCTGCGGCGTAA
- a CDS encoding MSCRAMM family adhesin SdrC has product MDRPTRRTFVAGTGIALAAIGAGCLDETSDPGTDADGETDADGETDTDSETGTDGTYGSNGDPRVDEPPHEIERPDVDDEDEPREAWNDDYLGEHMAAEPSVAFESLESVRLADYALRTVDFDLAGGAYAVRLVLGEDELGEVVDLEETNADARSTLETVDFDRRVVIVVESGFGSGSVEHRWARAEAVDDGLHLHGYYTQPYEQTNDLTSRHSVVVADRPSDSDSIDLARASLTVEEDRRVTVDSTDGVVTVE; this is encoded by the coding sequence ATGGACCGACCCACTCGACGGACGTTCGTCGCGGGAACCGGAATCGCGCTCGCGGCGATCGGCGCCGGCTGTCTCGACGAGACCAGCGACCCGGGTACGGACGCTGACGGCGAAACGGACGCTGACGGCGAAACGGATACGGACAGCGAAACCGGTACCGACGGGACGTACGGGTCGAACGGCGACCCCCGCGTCGACGAGCCGCCGCACGAGATCGAGCGGCCCGACGTCGACGACGAGGACGAGCCGCGGGAAGCGTGGAACGACGACTATCTCGGCGAACACATGGCCGCCGAACCGTCCGTCGCGTTCGAATCTCTCGAGTCCGTGCGACTCGCCGACTACGCGCTCCGGACCGTGGATTTCGATCTCGCGGGCGGCGCGTACGCGGTTCGGCTCGTCCTCGGCGAGGACGAGTTGGGCGAGGTGGTCGACCTGGAAGAGACGAACGCGGACGCTCGGTCGACGCTCGAAACCGTCGACTTCGACCGCCGGGTCGTGATCGTCGTCGAGTCGGGCTTTGGCTCCGGTTCGGTCGAGCACCGCTGGGCTCGCGCCGAAGCCGTCGACGACGGCCTCCACCTTCACGGCTACTACACGCAGCCGTACGAGCAAACGAACGATCTCACGTCCCGACACTCCGTCGTCGTGGCCGATCGCCCGTCCGACAGCGATTCGATCGATCTCGCTCGCGCGAGTCTAACGGTCGAGGAGGATCGGCGGGTCACCGTCGACTCGACGGACGGCGTGGTAACTGTCGAATAA
- a CDS encoding rhomboid family intramembrane serine protease: MDPIATAIAVVVVATILGSIAVVKRLDRRGRRWGDVARSRLVMGVPWGTLVVIALVCCVYLFVQDGIGDFADPVVIPFRAWSYFYPLGMLTAGLSHAGPNHLTGNLIGTLVVAPIAEFAWGHYPAERDSESVGSWRTEPWVRALVVFPLAAIGVALLTSFFALGPVIGFSGVVFAFAGFAIVHYPIATILAVIGVRSVLGTVYRALQSPIYVYTAEAQPPAPPSWATIAIQGHALGFFVGLVLGVLVLQQRNRRPDALRTWLAILLYGFSSSLWAIYWFGESNTYVLFRGPGVVIVSILALVVTVAIVGPETPLVPPRLARRLPVVGTRRTGALDRALELGSAADHEGEDGARTSDRFDRIRAIGAGARTNESRLSNATYRGSAFLAVLVVFAIVAGIAIPVNLLLLDGTTAPSASEASVEVEDYTVMYAEDVENELVSAIAVGGFDDELAIESSGVIVVSEERNLWLEAVSAQQLAFDGEETIYVGGPGWREAVHVERTGWNPVGNETVYQVRIWADGADERVAYESNTSQADLRIADRNVTIASEDGEFQIEVESNGIVDAAAIPDENETVEAGGLTFEREGATLYASADGTEVAVAREETYR; this comes from the coding sequence ATGGATCCGATCGCGACCGCCATCGCGGTCGTCGTTGTGGCGACGATTCTGGGTTCGATCGCAGTCGTCAAACGGCTCGACCGGCGCGGCCGACGGTGGGGCGACGTCGCCCGATCGCGGCTCGTGATGGGGGTTCCCTGGGGAACGCTCGTCGTGATCGCGCTCGTCTGCTGCGTCTACCTGTTCGTCCAGGACGGGATCGGCGATTTCGCCGACCCCGTGGTGATTCCGTTCCGAGCGTGGTCGTACTTCTACCCGCTCGGGATGCTGACGGCGGGGCTGTCCCACGCTGGACCGAACCACCTCACTGGGAACCTGATCGGAACGCTCGTCGTCGCGCCGATCGCGGAGTTCGCCTGGGGGCACTATCCGGCCGAGCGCGACTCCGAGTCGGTCGGTTCGTGGCGAACCGAGCCGTGGGTTCGGGCGCTCGTCGTCTTCCCGCTCGCCGCGATCGGGGTCGCCCTGCTCACGAGCTTCTTCGCGCTCGGCCCCGTGATCGGCTTCTCCGGGGTCGTCTTCGCCTTCGCCGGCTTCGCCATCGTCCACTATCCGATCGCGACGATCCTCGCCGTGATCGGCGTCAGGAGCGTCCTCGGGACGGTGTACCGGGCGCTGCAGTCGCCGATCTACGTCTACACCGCCGAGGCGCAGCCGCCCGCCCCGCCGTCGTGGGCGACGATCGCCATCCAGGGCCACGCCCTCGGCTTCTTCGTCGGCCTCGTCCTCGGCGTCCTCGTCCTCCAGCAACGGAACCGCCGGCCCGACGCGCTGCGGACCTGGCTCGCCATCCTGCTGTACGGCTTCTCGAGCTCGCTGTGGGCGATCTACTGGTTCGGCGAGTCGAACACCTACGTCCTCTTCCGGGGGCCGGGGGTCGTGATCGTCTCGATCCTCGCGCTCGTCGTCACGGTCGCGATCGTTGGGCCCGAGACGCCGCTGGTCCCGCCGCGGCTCGCACGCCGCCTCCCCGTCGTCGGAACGAGGCGGACCGGGGCCCTCGATCGGGCCCTCGAACTCGGTTCTGCGGCCGACCACGAGGGAGAAGACGGTGCGAGGACGAGCGATCGGTTCGATCGGATCCGGGCGATCGGCGCCGGCGCCCGGACGAACGAGTCGCGCCTGTCGAACGCGACGTACCGCGGGTCCGCGTTCCTGGCGGTTCTGGTCGTGTTCGCGATCGTCGCCGGTATCGCGATTCCGGTAAACCTACTCCTCCTCGACGGAACGACCGCACCGAGCGCCTCGGAGGCGTCGGTCGAGGTCGAAGATTACACCGTGATGTACGCCGAGGACGTCGAGAACGAACTCGTCTCGGCGATCGCCGTCGGCGGGTTCGACGACGAACTGGCGATCGAGTCCAGCGGGGTGATCGTCGTAAGCGAGGAGCGCAACCTGTGGCTGGAGGCGGTGTCCGCCCAGCAGCTAGCCTTTGACGGGGAGGAAACGATCTACGTCGGCGGGCCGGGCTGGCGGGAGGCCGTCCACGTCGAGCGAACCGGCTGGAACCCCGTCGGGAACGAGACCGTCTACCAGGTTCGAATCTGGGCGGACGGTGCCGACGAACGGGTCGCGTACGAGTCGAACACTTCGCAGGCTGACCTCCGAATCGCCGATCGGAACGTGACGATCGCGTCCGAGGACGGTGAGTTCCAGATCGAAGTCGAATCCAACGGCATCGTCGACGCCGCGGCGATTCCCGACGAGAACGAGACGGTCGAGGCGGGTGGGCTCACCTTCGAACGCGAGGGGGCGACGCTCTACGCCAGCGCGGACGGCACCGAAGTTGCCGTCGCGCGCGAAGAAACGTATCGGTAG
- a CDS encoding sugar phosphate isomerase/epimerase: MSTTSASDRDPQIDGCRPADVTPVTLDASALESTAPQQLREFKRALIDQGLTPATLTVDACFDENCSLATQDEIDRIRRYVRAGAFLGVGTVTVAIDEVADPEKVRPALSACAERADRDGLTLDVDGDVSIEY; the protein is encoded by the coding sequence ATGAGTACGACATCCGCGTCCGACCGCGACCCCCAGATCGACGGCTGCCGACCCGCAGACGTCACCCCGGTGACGCTCGACGCCTCGGCGCTCGAATCGACGGCACCGCAGCAACTCCGCGAGTTCAAACGCGCCCTGATCGACCAGGGATTGACGCCCGCAACCCTGACCGTCGACGCGTGTTTCGACGAGAACTGCTCGCTCGCGACCCAGGACGAGATCGATCGAATTCGACGCTACGTCCGCGCCGGGGCGTTCCTCGGCGTCGGAACCGTCACCGTGGCGATCGACGAGGTCGCCGACCCCGAGAAGGTCCGCCCCGCGCTGTCGGCCTGCGCCGAACGCGCCGATCGCGACGGCCTCACGCTCGACGTCGACGGCGACGTCTCGATCGAGTACTGA
- a CDS encoding zf-TFIIB domain-containing protein produces the protein MEQCPRCQGSLEELSLGDVSTVTCPHCGYADVPVEHDRPPERRESWRDAFNRFYEG, from the coding sequence ATGGAGCAGTGTCCACGGTGTCAGGGGTCCCTGGAGGAACTCTCCTTGGGCGACGTCTCGACCGTGACGTGTCCGCACTGTGGGTATGCGGACGTCCCGGTCGAACACGATCGGCCACCCGAGAGGCGAGAGAGTTGGCGAGACGCGTTCAACCGATTCTACGAGGGGTGA
- the hisF gene encoding imidazole glycerol phosphate synthase subunit HisF, which yields MVLTKRIIPCIDVDLDEDGNPAVYTGVHFEDLEYTGDPVEMAKAYNESGADEFVFLDITASAEGRETMLDVVERVADEVFIPLTVGGGIRTAEDIKETLRAGADKVSITTGALERPELITEGARAFGSQCIVISVDAKRRFDEGGEHYVEIDGESCWFECTKKGGREGTGVDVVEWAREAESRGAGELFVNSIDKDGTKDGYDLPLTTAVCDAVDTPVIASSGCGGPEDMYDVFTEAGADAGLAASIFHFDEYSIEETKAYLDEHGVPVRL from the coding sequence ATGGTATTGACCAAGCGAATCATCCCGTGTATCGACGTCGATCTCGATGAAGACGGGAATCCGGCGGTCTACACCGGCGTTCACTTCGAGGACCTCGAGTACACCGGCGATCCGGTCGAGATGGCCAAGGCGTACAACGAGTCGGGGGCGGACGAGTTCGTCTTCCTCGACATCACCGCGTCCGCGGAGGGCCGGGAGACGATGCTTGACGTCGTCGAGCGCGTCGCCGACGAGGTCTTCATCCCGCTCACCGTGGGCGGCGGCATCCGGACCGCCGAGGACATCAAGGAAACCCTGCGGGCCGGCGCGGACAAGGTCTCGATCACGACCGGGGCGCTCGAACGCCCCGAACTGATTACCGAGGGCGCGCGCGCGTTCGGCAGCCAGTGTATCGTCATCAGCGTCGACGCTAAACGGCGGTTCGACGAGGGGGGCGAACACTACGTCGAGATCGACGGCGAGTCCTGCTGGTTCGAGTGCACGAAGAAGGGCGGCCGCGAGGGAACCGGCGTTGACGTCGTCGAGTGGGCGCGGGAGGCCGAATCCCGCGGCGCCGGCGAACTGTTCGTCAACTCGATCGACAAGGACGGCACCAAGGACGGCTACGACCTTCCCCTCACGACGGCGGTCTGCGACGCCGTCGACACGCCGGTGATCGCCTCCTCGGGCTGTGGCGGCCCCGAGGACATGTACGACGTCTTCACGGAGGCCGGCGCCGACGCCGGCCTGGCCGCCTCGATCTTCCACTTCGACGAGTACTCGATCGAAGAGACGAAGGCGTACCTCGACGAGCACGGCGTCCCCGTTCGCCTCTAA